In Zingiber officinale cultivar Zhangliang chromosome 8B, Zo_v1.1, whole genome shotgun sequence, a single genomic region encodes these proteins:
- the LOC122016387 gene encoding transcription factor GTE4-like, giving the protein MASGPLVGAGGEGSRGNHRWAESGKVYSRKPFSKIPRSSPNSQPIAQTSAAEEVEELGSVCRQNPHLPLGADDGSSRLKRLPAEPSFGAAANGRGRIATVSHAPSSRQEALDLRRKLASELEQIRVLSRRLEAHELQVASVAGYAHSQLSATDPNTPVSTKRAPEAATPTTAPSGQFRPFLSVSVDATNDTLGEGAEKEKRTLKANQYYKNSEFLLGKDKLSQPDLHSQKKSKTNTGKKQSLGLSEYNSSHLEEKKIYAQAFKSCGVLLSKLIKHKFGWVFNKPVDAKALGLHDYYTIIKHPMDLGTVKSRLAKNWYSSPRDFAEDVRLTFRNAMTYNPKGQDVHVMADQLLQLFEEQWPAIEGEFSFLAYPPTSKKPRPVDMRMLERSDSTVHPVAVEQKTKPVSQPMHIGRGPAPKKPKAKDLNKRDMTFEEKQRLSNNLQNLPPEKLENIVQIIKKRNSSLSQHDDEIEVDIDSVDVETLWELDRFITNYKKSLSKNKRKAELATLFKPEAEVDAHETSHEKTHDPIVTELPENSKKVVDEKYVASSSPVGGEKKGDNGSRSSSSSSSSDSGSSSTDSDSESSSAYGSDAAHSPRT; this is encoded by the exons ATGGCGTCTGGGCCGCTGGTCGGCGCCGGAGGCGAAGGTTCCCGCGGAAATCACCGGTGGGCGGAGAGCGGCAAGGTCTACTCGCGCAAGCCTTTTAGCAAGATCCCTAGATCGTCGCCTAATTCTCAGCCGATTGCGCAGACCTCGGCTGCAGAAGAAGTCGAGGAACTCGGCTCCGTTTGCCGCCAGAACCCCCACCTTCCGCTGGGAGCCGACGATGGCTCGTCCAGGTTGAAGCGGCTCCCAGCCGAGCCCTCTTTCGGCGCCGCCGCTAATGGCCGTGGCCGCATCGCCACCGTCAGTCATGCTCCTAGTTCGCGTCAGGAAGCGCTGGACCTGCGCAGGAAGCTGGCTTCCGAGCTCGAGCAGATACGTGTCCTCTCCAGGCGGCTGGAGGCCCATGAGCTCCAGGTCGCCTCCGTTGCTGGATACGCACATTCACAGCTCTCGGCTACCGATCCAAACACACCGGTCTCCACGAAGAGAGCACCAGAGGCAGCCACGCCTACGACTGCACCTTCTGGTCAATTCCGCCCTTTCCTCAGCGTCTCCGTTGATGCCACGAATGATACCCTGGGCGAGGGAGCTGAGAAGGAGAAGCGAACGCTTAAGGCCAACCAGTACTACAAGAATTCTGAATTTCTTCTGGGCAAGGATAAGTTGTCACAGCCTGATCTTCATAGCCAAAAGAAATCCAAGACAAACACTGGTAAGAAGCAATCTTTAGGGTTATCTGAATACAACAGCTCCcatttggaagagaagaagataTATGCACAGGCCTTCAAAAGCTGTGGCGTGCTTCTCTCCAAGTTGATCAAGCACAAGTTTGGCTGGGTGTTCAACAAGCCAGTTGATGCCAAAGCACTTGGCCTTCATGATTACTATACCATTATCAAGCATCCAATGGACCTTGGCACAGTTAAGTCTCGGCTTGCTAAGAACTGGTACAGCTCCCCACGAGATTTTGCTGAGGATGTTAGGCTTACCTTTCGCAATGCCATGACTTACAATCCCAAGGGACAGGACGTCCACGTCATGGCCGATCAACTTCTGCAATTGTTTGAGGAGCAATGGCCTGCTATTGAGGGTGAGTTTTCCTTTCTTGCCTACCCGCCAACCTCAAAGAAGCCTCGACCTGTTGACATGAGAATGCTGGAGAGATCAGACTCCACTGTGCATCCTGTGGCAGTTGAACAAAAGACAAAACCAGTGAGCCAACCAATGCACATAGGTCGAGGACCAGCTCCAAAGAAACCCAAGGCCAAGGATCTCAATAAGAGGGACATGACTTTTGAGGAGAAGCAGAGGCTCAGTAATAACTTGCAAAATCTACCTCCAGAGAAGTTGGAGAACATTGTGCAGATTATTAAGAAGAGAAATTCTTCTCTTAGCCAGCATGATGATGAGATTGAAGTTGACATAGATAGCGTCGATGTGGAGACCCTTTGGGAGCTGGATAGATTTATCACAAATTACAAGAAGAGTTTGAGCAAGAACAAGAGGAAGGCTGAGCTTGCAACTCTCTTTAAGCCTGAGGCTGAAGTTGATGCACATGAAACATCACATGAAAAG ACTCATGATCCAATTGTCACTGAATTGCCTGAGAATAGCAAGAAAG TGGTGGATGAGAAGTATGTAGCTTCTTCATCGCCAGTTGGAGGGGAAAAGAAGGGAGATAATGGAAGTAGATCTAGTTCAAGCAGCTCTAGTAGTGATTCAGGATCTTCATCTACTG atTCCGATAGTGAAAGTTCCTCTGCATATGGTTCAGATGCTGCACATTCACCTAGAACATGA